A section of the Pectinophora gossypiella chromosome 11, ilPecGoss1.1, whole genome shotgun sequence genome encodes:
- the LOC126370708 gene encoding E3 ubiquitin-protein ligase RNF126-like isoform X3, which produces MADALVERRPPARFFCHRCNIEFEDVLQDYTCPYCASGFIEQLENETEAPASGDDFSDADMSNLEEMSTIDELSQLEELDEIHQLTNVPPMLNDLAFLMSGGRLRGAGRRETLMEQLVWMIGGARGGAGVAAGAPFVLVGAPGDYVFGGEGLDAVVTQLLGQLENAGPPPLPREQIAAIPSEPVTPEQAAANTSCSVCWEAFQVGETISRLECDHIFHSSCIAPWLQLHATCPICRRSLLPDEPAAPRDASPSRDAASESSSAPQSESSTSRYFTLMIA; this is translated from the exons ATGGCTGACGCCTTGGTGGAGCGGAGGCCCCCCGCTCGCTTCTTTTGCCACAGGTGTAACATTGAATTTGAAGATGTTTTACAG gaCTACACATGCCCATACTGCGCGAGTGGGTTCATTGAGCAGTTAGAGAACGAGACGGAGGCACCAGCATCGGGCGACGACTTCAGCGACGCCGACATGAGCAACCTGGAGGAGATGAGCACCATCGACGAGCTGAGCCAACTCGAGGAGCTCGATGAGATCCACCAGCTCACT aACGTCCCACCAATGCTAAATGATCTGGCGTTTCTCATGTCTGGCGGTCGGCTACG GGGTGCGGGTCGGAGAGAAACACTGATGGAGCAGTTAGTGTGGATGATAGGGGGCGcccgcggcggcgccggcgtcgCGGCCGGGGCGCCCTTCGTGCTGGTGGGCGCGCCCGGGGACTACGTGTTTGGGGGCGAAG GGCTCGACGCAGTAGTGACGCAGCTGCTGGGCCAGCTAGAGAACGCGggcccgccgccgctgccgcgcgAGCAGATCGCCGCCATCCCCAGTGAGCCCGTCACTCCGGAACAAGCCGCCGCTAACACGTCATGCTCCGTGTGCTGGGAGGCTTTCCAAGTAG GCGAAACAATATCCCGGCTAGAGTGCGACCACATATTCCACTCGTCGTGCATCGCGCCGTGGCTGCAGCTGCACGCCACGTGCCCCATCTGCCGGCGCTCGCTGCTGCCCGACGAGCCCGCCGCGCCGCGGGACGCCTCGCCCAGCCGCGACGCCGCCAGCGAGAGCAGCTCCGCGCCGCAGAGCGAAAGCTCCACTAGTAG GTACTTCACACTCATGATAGCCTAG
- the LOC126370708 gene encoding E3 ubiquitin-protein ligase RNF126-like isoform X1, which produces MADALVERRPPARFFCHRCNIEFEDVLQDYTCPYCASGFIEQLENETEAPASGDDFSDADMSNLEEMSTIDELSQLEELDEIHQLTNVPPMLNDLAFLMSGGRLRGAGRRETLMEQLVWMIGGARGGAGVAAGAPFVLVGAPGDYVFGGEGLDAVVTQLLGQLENAGPPPLPREQIAAIPSEPVTPEQAAANTSCSVCWEAFQVGETISRLECDHIFHSSCIAPWLQLHATCPICRRSLLPDEPAAPRDASPSRDAASESSSAPQSESSTTSLPRLVLRRAGARRGPPSSSSCSSSSGAGPRGPAGPEPDARSTTDSTNSSNSTSSLSSSDRDHHDRQQYNMDIDFD; this is translated from the exons ATGGCTGACGCCTTGGTGGAGCGGAGGCCCCCCGCTCGCTTCTTTTGCCACAGGTGTAACATTGAATTTGAAGATGTTTTACAG gaCTACACATGCCCATACTGCGCGAGTGGGTTCATTGAGCAGTTAGAGAACGAGACGGAGGCACCAGCATCGGGCGACGACTTCAGCGACGCCGACATGAGCAACCTGGAGGAGATGAGCACCATCGACGAGCTGAGCCAACTCGAGGAGCTCGATGAGATCCACCAGCTCACT aACGTCCCACCAATGCTAAATGATCTGGCGTTTCTCATGTCTGGCGGTCGGCTACG GGGTGCGGGTCGGAGAGAAACACTGATGGAGCAGTTAGTGTGGATGATAGGGGGCGcccgcggcggcgccggcgtcgCGGCCGGGGCGCCCTTCGTGCTGGTGGGCGCGCCCGGGGACTACGTGTTTGGGGGCGAAG GGCTCGACGCAGTAGTGACGCAGCTGCTGGGCCAGCTAGAGAACGCGggcccgccgccgctgccgcgcgAGCAGATCGCCGCCATCCCCAGTGAGCCCGTCACTCCGGAACAAGCCGCCGCTAACACGTCATGCTCCGTGTGCTGGGAGGCTTTCCAAGTAG GCGAAACAATATCCCGGCTAGAGTGCGACCACATATTCCACTCGTCGTGCATCGCGCCGTGGCTGCAGCTGCACGCCACGTGCCCCATCTGCCGGCGCTCGCTGCTGCCCGACGAGCCCGCCGCGCCGCGGGACGCCTCGCCCAGCCGCGACGCCGCCAGCGAGAGCAGCTCCGCGCCGCAGAGCGAAAGCTCCACTA CGTCGCTGCCGAGACTGGTGCTGCGGCGggcgggcgcgcggcgcgggccgCCCAGCAGCTCTAGCTGCTCGTCCAGCTCGGGCGCCGGCCCGCGGGGGCCCGCCGGCCCCGAGCCCGACGCGCGCTCCACCACCGACTCCACCAACTCCTCCAACTCCACGTCCTCGCTCAGCTCCAGCGACCGCGACCACCACGACCGGCAGCAGTACAACATGGACATTGACTTCGACTAG
- the LOC126370708 gene encoding E3 ubiquitin-protein ligase Iruka-like isoform X2 translates to MADALVERRPPARFFCHRCNIEFEDVLQDYTCPYCASGFIEQLENETEAPASGDDFSDADMSNLEEMSTIDELSQLEELDEIHQLTNVPPMLNDLAFLMSGGRLRGAGRRETLMEQLVWMIGGARGGAGVAAGAPFVLVGAPGDYVFGGEGLDAVVTQLLGQLENAGPPPLPREQIAAIPSEPVTPEQAAANTSCSVCWEAFQVGETISRLECDHIFHSSCIAPWLQLHATCPICRRSLLPDEPAAPRDASPSRDAASESSSAPQSESSTSSVAAETGAAAGGRAARAAQQL, encoded by the exons ATGGCTGACGCCTTGGTGGAGCGGAGGCCCCCCGCTCGCTTCTTTTGCCACAGGTGTAACATTGAATTTGAAGATGTTTTACAG gaCTACACATGCCCATACTGCGCGAGTGGGTTCATTGAGCAGTTAGAGAACGAGACGGAGGCACCAGCATCGGGCGACGACTTCAGCGACGCCGACATGAGCAACCTGGAGGAGATGAGCACCATCGACGAGCTGAGCCAACTCGAGGAGCTCGATGAGATCCACCAGCTCACT aACGTCCCACCAATGCTAAATGATCTGGCGTTTCTCATGTCTGGCGGTCGGCTACG GGGTGCGGGTCGGAGAGAAACACTGATGGAGCAGTTAGTGTGGATGATAGGGGGCGcccgcggcggcgccggcgtcgCGGCCGGGGCGCCCTTCGTGCTGGTGGGCGCGCCCGGGGACTACGTGTTTGGGGGCGAAG GGCTCGACGCAGTAGTGACGCAGCTGCTGGGCCAGCTAGAGAACGCGggcccgccgccgctgccgcgcgAGCAGATCGCCGCCATCCCCAGTGAGCCCGTCACTCCGGAACAAGCCGCCGCTAACACGTCATGCTCCGTGTGCTGGGAGGCTTTCCAAGTAG GCGAAACAATATCCCGGCTAGAGTGCGACCACATATTCCACTCGTCGTGCATCGCGCCGTGGCTGCAGCTGCACGCCACGTGCCCCATCTGCCGGCGCTCGCTGCTGCCCGACGAGCCCGCCGCGCCGCGGGACGCCTCGCCCAGCCGCGACGCCGCCAGCGAGAGCAGCTCCGCGCCGCAGAGCGAAAGCTCCACTAGTAG CGTCGCTGCCGAGACTGGTGCTGCGGCGggcgggcgcgcggcgcgggccgCCCAGCAGCTCTAG